In a single window of the Sander lucioperca isolate FBNREF2018 chromosome 19, SLUC_FBN_1.2, whole genome shotgun sequence genome:
- the LOC116045436 gene encoding bifunctional protein GlmU-like, protein MSSAAGGSSLQVHAVRFGPGQDLLGSLQAFVEERRLRAPFIITCVGSVTKATLRLANATAENTNEVIQLSGRFEIVSLVGTLNRDAHLHICLSDAEGKTVGGHVLGDLEVFTTAEVVVGEALGLHFTRDMDERTGFPELVVQLRKSDS, encoded by the exons AGTTCAGCAGCAGGAGGCTCGTCTCTGCAGGTCCACGCGGTCCGGTTTGGCCCGGGTCAGGACCTGCTGGGATCTCTGCAGGCGTTCGTGGAGGAGAGGCGCCTCCGAGCGCCGTTCATCATCACCTGCGTGGGCAGCGTCACCAAGGCAACGCTCCGGCTGGCCAACGCCACGGCAGAAAATACAAATGAG GTGATCCAGCTCAGCGGGCGGTTCGAGATCGTCTCCCTGGTGGGCACTCTGAACCGGGACGCCCACCTCCACATCTGCCTGTCGGACGCCGAGGGCAAGACGGTCGGGGGTCACGTGCTGGGAGACCTGGAGGTGTTCACCACGGCCGAGGTGGTCGTCGGCGAGGCACTCGGCCTGCACTTCACCAGAGACATGGACGAACGGACAGGCTTCCCCGAGCTCGTGGTTCAACTGCGAAAATCTGACAGCTGA